A genomic stretch from Hermetia illucens chromosome 7, iHerIll2.2.curated.20191125, whole genome shotgun sequence includes:
- the LOC119660984 gene encoding uncharacterized protein LOC119660984 isoform X1 encodes MRRLIAGMTSDNSDFTAYNSELTTKVGPTPVSVRQSPHISSCSTKKLGLQTEKGAPSSSQTFSDHTNNFCNHLDTEKNLNNGELAQVRFNPARLLCNSKKLSNGSSGNYELLRCCYNVTKAPAKVLGLLSRPGTLTAPASDPPLQDVEPLDHAPIDEQPSDDSLASAVTQGQLSLSPHEYENNLNDNSYESKKVSYIKLNLLEFFEDSTGNDDKAIKAMSVGSDDRCEEVVATTSLSIGVDTTEDNNDNGNEELPLDASAAAMTVKVDSRNYILRNCNINIGQPTGCAEVTSVTKKTTPPAKLANNNLPGEEDNDDPRQQVQLYPILLPQLKTVNDLTSMSTDKTHHFATINLPYSALFSDENEPQCSVTPMDCTCHHHSLPNIRFPLSTFTFDTLNSVKSSQQMTNSDSGVNELVDSTIDSDGGNNDHNQNVLPTLQNCAGVDSCVQRYLYDISIYCLCNMKCCCNCDANNCCSTDCASCFHLVCKTFCNMYWCAPQTKIYPTAPEVQLNDTPIEDWTKQNVLEWMTAVNLSQFIDIFELNNIKGCDLKHLDRDKLLNMGIEGFYQDAILTCVQELLCGERPDRVPVELLKDQRHVWARSEQVATPLRNIPKQSSVSADSSSSHHHHCFEETTFADLRYCSYCRLCLRGVQNQGLLCKNCNKISHRTCYAIHKDLECSSHANALPKEQSVELDGGFVKATNKNSVSNKDPSAVNMKVVPVRILCHLFDAKQHPAPMALMNLASALEIIAKEISSAATLCDYYNAPICTPDEHSEQLIESADTVVYNRALLSKHKPQQLVGFLKKFLSDLKDPLIPVQWYKTFMIVGRSLREEKLYNCLRHYIAQFPDHHKLTLSYFVHHVRKVLQIAYTKQDANQIDITSVILFAFSSIIMRPQWTEITSLLVNISIHVKILESLINEGMTAIRPRRGPVDIPPPALPPRKISLSTPNSKNHPLVCRQHTGSNTNSNGGRDRGDQQQPPLPLLPISSTNPGSEHLRDVEWYWGTLTREEVKEKLSGCPDGSFLVRDASSKCGEYTLTLVKDGTEKLIKICHEDGKYGFIKPYRFISVIELINNYREHSLQEYNPQLDIMLTKPISRYRVGEDDEFSTVSCSSSSVCDIGEFVNNAGPNASTDLHKLINRFLAAHEACEAQNQKMQQKKDLYEQIENELNWQKPAQEAFNKAIKLFEEQVAMQDRYRSLAQPNEFKFLDKNKELIRAKLKILRDSSEQLNTYLRKRKEYFQSIERDINSSKPEVHRFSRQKQRYHDRLKQYGFHEDEIKQLIEYGYDAWHEKYKTNLELPHYDDSSWLLQECTREHAESLLANTPTGTFLIRPRSAGHYALSIMCKNTVNHCIIHQTERGFGFAEPYNIYVSLKNLVLHYANNSLEEHNDTLVTTLKYPIHYILRQQQQQQQQQQSIGDDTLRSCSELGNSSSSR; translated from the exons ATGCGACGCCTTATAGCTGGCATGACTAGTGACAATTCGGACTTTACCGCATACAATAGTGAGCTAACGACAAAAGTTGGCCCAACACCAGTAAGCGTACGGCAATCACCTCATATTTCAAGCTGTAGCACAAAAAAACTTGGATTGCAAACGGAGAAAGGTGCTCCTTCATCGTCTCAAACATTTTCGGATCACACTAACAACTTCTGTAATCATCTAGATACCGAGAAAAATCTCAACAATGGAGAGTTGGCTCAGGTGCGTTTTAATCCAGCAAGACTTCTCTGCAATAGCAAGAAACTATCAAATGGATCAAGCGGAAATTACGAATTGCTACGTTGTTGCTACAACGTTACTAAAGCGCCGGCAAAAGTACTGGGACTTTTGTCCCGACCGGGGACATTGACCGCTCCAGCGAGTGACCCCCCACTTCAGGATGTAGAACCATTGGATCATGCCCCCATTGACGAACAGCCTTCCGATGATTCCCTAGCCTCGGCCGTTACACAGGGCCAACTCTCCTTGTCGCCCCACGAATACGAGAATAATCTTAACGACAATTCCTATGAAAGCAAAAAAGTTTCGTATATTAAACTGAATCTGTTGGAGTTCTTCGAGGACTCTACTGGTAACGATGATAAGGCGATAAAGGCAATGAGTGTTGGTAGTGACGATCGTTGCGAGGAGGTCGTGGCAACGACTAGTCTATCCATTGGTGTGGATACCACCGAGGATAACAACGACAATGGCAATGAAGAGCTGCCTTTAGACGCATCTGCTGCGGCCATGACGGTGAAAGTGGATTCTAGAAATTATATCCTGCGTAATTGCAACATAAACATAGGTCAACCCACCGGCTGTGCTGAAGTGACTTCTGTCACTAAAAAAACTACTCCCCCGGCTAAGCTTGCCAATAACAATCTGCCCGGCGAAGAGGATAATGATGATCCACGACAACAAGTTCAGCTCTATCCAATTCTACTTCCACAATTGAAAACAGTTAATGATTTAACATCTATGTCGACCGATAAAACGCACCATTTTGCCACCATAAATCTGCCTTATAGTGCACTGTTCTCAGATGAAAATGAGCCCCAGTGCAGCGTGACGCCCATGGATTGTACCTGTCATCATCATTCGTTACCTAATATTCGTTTCCCTCTCAGTACATTTACTTTTGATACTTTGAATTCAGTAAAATCCTCCCAGCAAATGACCAACAGTGATAGCGGCGTTAATGAATTAGTTGATTCAACCATTGACAGTGATGGTGGTAACAATGATCATAATCAAAATGTACTCCCAACATTGCAAAATTGCGCCGGTGTAGATAGTTGTGTTCAAAGATATCTTTATGACATTAGTATTTATTGTTTGTGCAACATGAAATGCTGTTGTAATTGTGATGCTAATAATTGCTGTTCGACAGATTGCGCATCCTGTTTTCATTTAGTATGCAAAACATTTTGTAATATGTACTGGTGTGCACCGCAAACGAAGATCTACCCTACCGCCCCAGAAGTCCAGTTGAATGATACG CCAATTGAAGACTGGACAAAACAAAATGTCCTAGAATGGATGACAGCGGTCAATTTGTCGCAGTTCATTGatatatttgaattaaataACATAAAAGGCTGTGATTTAAAACATTTGGATCGTGACAAACTATTG AATATGGGTATAGAGGGTTTCTATCAAGATGCTATACTAACATGTGTACAGGAACTTCTTTGTGGTGAGCGTCCCGATAGAGTGCCCGTAGAACTTCTAAAGGATCAACGTCATGTATGGGCGAGAAGTGAACAAGTAGCCACACCTCTTCGTAATATTCCTAAACAATCCTCAGTGTCAGCTGACAGTAGTTCTtcgcatcatcatcattgcTTCGAGGAAACAACATTTGCTGATTTAAGATATTGTAGTTACTGTCGTTTGTGTTTGCGTGGTGTACAAAACCAAGGGTTGCTCTGcaaaaattgtaataaaatatCGCATAGAACTTGTTATGCAATTCACAAGGATTTAGAATGTTCATCTCATGCAAATGCTCTACCTAAAGAACAGTCAGTGGAACTTGATGGTGGATTTGTCAAAGCAACCAATAAAAATAGTGTTTCTAACAAGGACCCCAGTGCTGTTAATATGAAAGTGGTACCAGTAAGGATTCTCTGTCATTTGTTTGATGCCAAGCAGCATCCAGCACCAATGGCTCTAATGAATCTAGCATCTGCCCTGGAAATTATCGCTAAGGAAATCTCATCAGCCGCAACTTTATGTGATTATTACAATGCACCGATATGTACGCCGGATGAACATTCGGAGCAACTAATAGAATCGGCGGATACAGTGGTTTACAATCGTGCACTGTTATCGAAACATAAACCTCAACAGCTTGTTGGATTCCTTAAGAAGTTTCTAAGCGATTTGAAGGATCCTCTGATTCCGGTTCAGTGGTACAAGACATTTATGATAGTGGGAA gATCATTGCGTGAGGAGAAGTTATATAATTGTCTTCGGCATTACATCGCCCAATTTCCTGATCATCATAAATTAACACTAAGCTACTTTGTCCACCATGTGCGGAAAGTTCTGCAGATCGCCTACACCAAACAAGATGCTAATCAAATAGATATTACTTCAGTTATACTCTTCGCATTTAGTTCGATTATAATGCGGCCGCAATGGACGGAAATCAC GTCGCTTCTTGTTAATATTTCTATTCACGTGAAAATTCTGGAGAGTTTGATAAATGAAGGTATGACTGCTATCCGTCCTAGACGTGGCCCAGTCGATATACCACCGCCTGCATTGCCGCCACGTAAAATTTCTCTCTCTACGCCTAATTCTAAAAATCATCCACTGGTTTGTAGGCAACATACCGGTAGTAATACAAATTCAAATGGTGGTCGCGATCGTGGTGATCAACAACAGCCGCCACTTCCTTTGTTGCCCATTTCCTCAACTAATCCAGGAAGTGAACATTTGAGGGATGTCGAATGGTATTGGGGAACTCTAACGCGAGAGGAAGTTAAAGAGAAGTTGTCGGGTTGCCCTGATGGCAGTTTCTTGGTTCGTGATGCATCGTCCAAATGCGGGGAGTATACATTGACGCTAGTGAAAGATGGTACCGAGAAATTAATTAAGATTTGTCATGAAGATGGCAAATATGGATTTATAAAACCATATAGGTTTATTTCTGTGATTGAGTTGATCAACAACTATAGAGAGCACTCGTTACAAGAATATAATCCGCAATTAGATATAATGCTCACTAAACCTATATCCCGCTACCGTGTCGGGGAGGACGATGAGTTTAGCACTGTTAGTTGTAGTAGCAGTAGCGTTTGCGATATAGGTGAATTTGTTAACAATGCAGGTCCTAATGCCTCGACTGATTTGCACAAGCTAATCAATCGATTTCTTGCGGCACATGAAGCATGCGAGGCACAAAATCAAAAGATGCAACAGAAAAAAGATCTCTATGAACAAATAGAGAATGAACTGAATTGGCAAAAACCCGCACAAGAGGCATTCAACAAAGCCATCAAGCTATTTGAAGAGCAAGTTGCAATGCAGGATAGATATCGCTCCTTAGCGCAACCCaatgaattcaaatttctcgatAAGAACAAAGAATTGATACGAgccaaattgaaaattctgcGTGATAGCTCGGAACAATTGAATACATACTTGAGAAAACGAAAAGAATACTTTCAATCCATCGAGCGTGATATTAATTCTAGTAAACCGGAAGTTCATCGCTTCTCACGACAAAAGCAACGGTATCATGA TCGCTTAAAGCAATATGGTTTCCATGAAGATGAGATTAAACAATTGATAGAGTACGGTTATGATGCGTGGCATGAGAAATATAAGACAAATTTGGAGCTACCACACTATGACGATTCCTCCTGGCTTTTACAGGAATGTACACGCGAACATGCTGAATCGTTACTGGCTAACACACCAACAGGCACATTTTTAATAAGACCGCGTTCAGCTGGCCATTATGCATTATCAATTATGTGTAAAAATACGGTGAATCATTGTATCATACATCAGACTGAACGCGGTTTTGGCTTCGCTGAACCGTACAATATTTATGTGTCGTTAAAAAATTTAGTATTGCATTATGCCAATAATTCACTAGAGGAACATAATGACACTTTAGTTACAACGTTAAAATATCCTATTCATTATATATTAcggcaacaacagcaacaacaacaacaacagcaaagcATCGGTGATGATACTTTACGTTCTTGCTCAGAGCTTGGGAATAGCAGTAGCAGTAGGTAA
- the LOC119660984 gene encoding phosphatidylinositol 3-kinase regulatory subunit alpha isoform X2 produces MESGFTSRMYRAIQNCPTLHGDRTLQYSKNDLIEVEFNADFSQDEIVATNACTDTTGIIPCNEFKSNFLSVDRDPDVDTRCKTESPVGPFQPLPRRPFVLFYGSFDNNSKRSQQQPPPASTGEVLSRHDFSQKVYFLKPTLCLHCKDYIYGNGFRGVQCKNCASCFHLVCKTFCNMYWCAPQTKIYPTAPEVQLNDTPIEDWTKQNVLEWMTAVNLSQFIDIFELNNIKGCDLKHLDRDKLLNMGIEGFYQDAILTCVQELLCGERPDRVPVELLKDQRHVWARSEQVATPLRNIPKQSSVSADSSSSHHHHCFEETTFADLRYCSYCRLCLRGVQNQGLLCKNCNKISHRTCYAIHKDLECSSHANALPKEQSVELDGGFVKATNKNSVSNKDPSAVNMKVVPVRILCHLFDAKQHPAPMALMNLASALEIIAKEISSAATLCDYYNAPICTPDEHSEQLIESADTVVYNRALLSKHKPQQLVGFLKKFLSDLKDPLIPVQWYKTFMIVGRSLREEKLYNCLRHYIAQFPDHHKLTLSYFVHHVRKVLQIAYTKQDANQIDITSVILFAFSSIIMRPQWTEITSLLVNISIHVKILESLINEGMTAIRPRRGPVDIPPPALPPRKISLSTPNSKNHPLVCRQHTGSNTNSNGGRDRGDQQQPPLPLLPISSTNPGSEHLRDVEWYWGTLTREEVKEKLSGCPDGSFLVRDASSKCGEYTLTLVKDGTEKLIKICHEDGKYGFIKPYRFISVIELINNYREHSLQEYNPQLDIMLTKPISRYRVGEDDEFSTVSCSSSSVCDIGEFVNNAGPNASTDLHKLINRFLAAHEACEAQNQKMQQKKDLYEQIENELNWQKPAQEAFNKAIKLFEEQVAMQDRYRSLAQPNEFKFLDKNKELIRAKLKILRDSSEQLNTYLRKRKEYFQSIERDINSSKPEVHRFSRQKQRYHDRLKQYGFHEDEIKQLIEYGYDAWHEKYKTNLELPHYDDSSWLLQECTREHAESLLANTPTGTFLIRPRSAGHYALSIMCKNTVNHCIIHQTERGFGFAEPYNIYVSLKNLVLHYANNSLEEHNDTLVTTLKYPIHYILRQQQQQQQQQQSIGDDTLRSCSELGNSSSSR; encoded by the exons ATGGAGAGTGGTTTTACGTCGCGAATGTATCGTGCTATACAGAACTGCCCGACATTGCATGGCGACAGGACTTTGCAGTACAGCAAGAATGACTTGATTGAAGTTGAATTCAACGCGGATTTTTCACAAGATGAGATCGTTGCAACGAACGCTTGCACTGATACAACCGGCATTATACCTT GTAATGAATTCAAGTCAAATTTCCTGAGTGTCGATCGAGATCCCGATGTTGATACGCGATGTAAAACTG AATCTCCTGTCGGTCCCTTCCAGCCCTTACCGCGAAGGCCGTTCGTATTGTTTTATGGAAGTTTTGATAATAATTCAAAAAGATCTCAACAGCAACCACCACCAGCATCGACTGGGGAAGTTTTATCAAGACATGATTTCAGTCAGAAAGTCTACTTTTTAAAACCTACGTTATGTCTTCATTGTAAGGATTACATTTATGGTAATGGATTTCGGGGAGTGCAGTGCAAAA ATTGCGCATCCTGTTTTCATTTAGTATGCAAAACATTTTGTAATATGTACTGGTGTGCACCGCAAACGAAGATCTACCCTACCGCCCCAGAAGTCCAGTTGAATGATACG CCAATTGAAGACTGGACAAAACAAAATGTCCTAGAATGGATGACAGCGGTCAATTTGTCGCAGTTCATTGatatatttgaattaaataACATAAAAGGCTGTGATTTAAAACATTTGGATCGTGACAAACTATTG AATATGGGTATAGAGGGTTTCTATCAAGATGCTATACTAACATGTGTACAGGAACTTCTTTGTGGTGAGCGTCCCGATAGAGTGCCCGTAGAACTTCTAAAGGATCAACGTCATGTATGGGCGAGAAGTGAACAAGTAGCCACACCTCTTCGTAATATTCCTAAACAATCCTCAGTGTCAGCTGACAGTAGTTCTtcgcatcatcatcattgcTTCGAGGAAACAACATTTGCTGATTTAAGATATTGTAGTTACTGTCGTTTGTGTTTGCGTGGTGTACAAAACCAAGGGTTGCTCTGcaaaaattgtaataaaatatCGCATAGAACTTGTTATGCAATTCACAAGGATTTAGAATGTTCATCTCATGCAAATGCTCTACCTAAAGAACAGTCAGTGGAACTTGATGGTGGATTTGTCAAAGCAACCAATAAAAATAGTGTTTCTAACAAGGACCCCAGTGCTGTTAATATGAAAGTGGTACCAGTAAGGATTCTCTGTCATTTGTTTGATGCCAAGCAGCATCCAGCACCAATGGCTCTAATGAATCTAGCATCTGCCCTGGAAATTATCGCTAAGGAAATCTCATCAGCCGCAACTTTATGTGATTATTACAATGCACCGATATGTACGCCGGATGAACATTCGGAGCAACTAATAGAATCGGCGGATACAGTGGTTTACAATCGTGCACTGTTATCGAAACATAAACCTCAACAGCTTGTTGGATTCCTTAAGAAGTTTCTAAGCGATTTGAAGGATCCTCTGATTCCGGTTCAGTGGTACAAGACATTTATGATAGTGGGAA gATCATTGCGTGAGGAGAAGTTATATAATTGTCTTCGGCATTACATCGCCCAATTTCCTGATCATCATAAATTAACACTAAGCTACTTTGTCCACCATGTGCGGAAAGTTCTGCAGATCGCCTACACCAAACAAGATGCTAATCAAATAGATATTACTTCAGTTATACTCTTCGCATTTAGTTCGATTATAATGCGGCCGCAATGGACGGAAATCAC GTCGCTTCTTGTTAATATTTCTATTCACGTGAAAATTCTGGAGAGTTTGATAAATGAAGGTATGACTGCTATCCGTCCTAGACGTGGCCCAGTCGATATACCACCGCCTGCATTGCCGCCACGTAAAATTTCTCTCTCTACGCCTAATTCTAAAAATCATCCACTGGTTTGTAGGCAACATACCGGTAGTAATACAAATTCAAATGGTGGTCGCGATCGTGGTGATCAACAACAGCCGCCACTTCCTTTGTTGCCCATTTCCTCAACTAATCCAGGAAGTGAACATTTGAGGGATGTCGAATGGTATTGGGGAACTCTAACGCGAGAGGAAGTTAAAGAGAAGTTGTCGGGTTGCCCTGATGGCAGTTTCTTGGTTCGTGATGCATCGTCCAAATGCGGGGAGTATACATTGACGCTAGTGAAAGATGGTACCGAGAAATTAATTAAGATTTGTCATGAAGATGGCAAATATGGATTTATAAAACCATATAGGTTTATTTCTGTGATTGAGTTGATCAACAACTATAGAGAGCACTCGTTACAAGAATATAATCCGCAATTAGATATAATGCTCACTAAACCTATATCCCGCTACCGTGTCGGGGAGGACGATGAGTTTAGCACTGTTAGTTGTAGTAGCAGTAGCGTTTGCGATATAGGTGAATTTGTTAACAATGCAGGTCCTAATGCCTCGACTGATTTGCACAAGCTAATCAATCGATTTCTTGCGGCACATGAAGCATGCGAGGCACAAAATCAAAAGATGCAACAGAAAAAAGATCTCTATGAACAAATAGAGAATGAACTGAATTGGCAAAAACCCGCACAAGAGGCATTCAACAAAGCCATCAAGCTATTTGAAGAGCAAGTTGCAATGCAGGATAGATATCGCTCCTTAGCGCAACCCaatgaattcaaatttctcgatAAGAACAAAGAATTGATACGAgccaaattgaaaattctgcGTGATAGCTCGGAACAATTGAATACATACTTGAGAAAACGAAAAGAATACTTTCAATCCATCGAGCGTGATATTAATTCTAGTAAACCGGAAGTTCATCGCTTCTCACGACAAAAGCAACGGTATCATGA TCGCTTAAAGCAATATGGTTTCCATGAAGATGAGATTAAACAATTGATAGAGTACGGTTATGATGCGTGGCATGAGAAATATAAGACAAATTTGGAGCTACCACACTATGACGATTCCTCCTGGCTTTTACAGGAATGTACACGCGAACATGCTGAATCGTTACTGGCTAACACACCAACAGGCACATTTTTAATAAGACCGCGTTCAGCTGGCCATTATGCATTATCAATTATGTGTAAAAATACGGTGAATCATTGTATCATACATCAGACTGAACGCGGTTTTGGCTTCGCTGAACCGTACAATATTTATGTGTCGTTAAAAAATTTAGTATTGCATTATGCCAATAATTCACTAGAGGAACATAATGACACTTTAGTTACAACGTTAAAATATCCTATTCATTATATATTAcggcaacaacagcaacaacaacaacaacagcaaagcATCGGTGATGATACTTTACGTTCTTGCTCAGAGCTTGGGAATAGCAGTAGCAGTAGGTAA